Proteins encoded in a region of the uncultured Sunxiuqinia sp. genome:
- a CDS encoding TonB-dependent receptor, with protein MKKKQNLRLMHDIGLLKMIKMMRFTIFILFISLSQAFAVNSYSQQAKLTLYMKDVKVEDVIDEIENNSEFFFLYNKSMVDVDRKVNINVVGESVNEILDRLFNDTDISYSIKNRQILLINSQLEEKTYQQSQSVSGKVTDQSGFPLPGVTVILKGTSSGTITRPDGTYVLNDIPNDATLVFSFIGMASQSQKIQGRSVINVTMAEDLIGVDEVVVIGYGTRQKKNLVGAVDQVNSDIIEGRPVSNASQALQGASANLIIQQKSMNPNDNNMSINIRGVSTMSNNDPLIVIDGLISGTGTLNNLNPNDIENISVLKDAGSAAIYGSRSANGVILVTTRKGGKTGKPQVKFSSMVGYQDPDILFQPVQGWENAMLRDQANMNVGNAPIFTPEQIRDLYEHRGEEYWYLNEIMSKGLQQNYNMSVSGGNENSTYMISAGYFDQESNFAGDFGMKRHNFRSNHTTEYGRFKLTSLMAYTKRIENTVAGGTGNTIINSSRIPPYYYYKFQQDGKWLINDVIGDDNTMGGLLDGGYEKKDEDNFIGSLGLDFSIIDGLKAKGLVGLDLTQHHRFRRDLKVPLYSSADLETPVSYINSNTLTEDYNSKRYTLSTQFMLDFDRTFNSVHHVSGLVGVSNESYTFKASRIAWEYTDEDLGLPTTDESVQNTDNKNSNGDTDQTSITSVFGRLGYNYMDKYYADVTVRYDGSSKFAEDQRWGLFPSVSAAWRLSSENFMKSYSDRIGDLKIRTSYGVLGNQNVDNYSYQTVYQMYQNTYVFNNKSVPGTGYTFGNPFLTWEKSANLNIGLDAGFFNGSLYVTLDYFNKETTDILLSPEVSTVFGSNAAKENAGKMRNRGWEATLTYRLKSTNFDHRFNLNIADSKNEVTDFGGEESIEPNDQLYKLIRESEALGSYFGFKTDGYFQSYEEIANSVLPVGASVQPGDVKYKDINGDEVIDNKDRVVLGNAFPRYTFGFTYDVSFKNFDFSVLLQGVGKRDMYIRGELIEPFHSNYSYVIYQHQLDFWTPTNPDAKWPRLVAPSSSSSANNWGKAGTDIYLLNGAYLRVKNIQLGYTVPKRLTSRVGIQKLRASLNAQNLLTLSKNSFIDPESSEFGNNMGGIGGVGANSARNYPTLIYYGFGLELEF; from the coding sequence ATGAAAAAAAAACAGAACTTAAGGTTGATGCACGACATTGGCCTGCTAAAAATGATTAAAATGATGCGTTTTACCATCTTTATTCTTTTTATCTCATTATCACAGGCTTTTGCTGTAAACTCATATTCCCAGCAAGCCAAACTAACCCTGTATATGAAGGATGTAAAGGTTGAGGATGTGATCGATGAGATTGAAAATAACAGTGAGTTCTTTTTTCTTTACAACAAAAGTATGGTTGATGTGGACCGAAAGGTGAACATCAACGTTGTAGGAGAAAGTGTTAACGAAATTCTTGATCGGTTGTTTAATGATACCGATATCTCTTATTCCATCAAAAACCGACAGATTTTACTAATCAACTCTCAACTAGAAGAGAAAACGTATCAGCAGTCACAATCAGTTTCTGGGAAAGTTACTGATCAGTCTGGATTTCCGTTGCCAGGAGTTACTGTTATCTTAAAAGGAACTTCGAGCGGAACCATAACCCGCCCTGATGGAACTTATGTTCTGAATGATATTCCTAATGATGCCACACTGGTATTTTCATTTATTGGGATGGCTTCTCAATCCCAGAAAATACAGGGTCGATCAGTTATTAATGTAACGATGGCTGAAGATTTAATTGGAGTTGACGAAGTTGTTGTAATAGGTTACGGTACCCGGCAAAAGAAAAATTTGGTTGGTGCTGTAGATCAGGTCAACTCTGATATTATAGAAGGTCGCCCCGTGAGTAATGCATCTCAGGCTTTACAAGGAGCTTCGGCCAATCTTATCATTCAGCAAAAGAGCATGAATCCGAATGATAACAATATGAGTATCAATATCCGCGGAGTCAGTACGATGAGTAATAATGACCCGCTGATCGTTATCGACGGATTGATTTCAGGTACAGGGACGTTGAACAACCTGAATCCGAATGACATCGAAAATATATCGGTACTGAAAGATGCTGGTAGCGCAGCCATTTACGGATCCCGTTCCGCTAACGGTGTGATTCTGGTCACTACCAGAAAGGGCGGTAAAACAGGAAAACCGCAGGTTAAGTTCAGTAGCATGGTCGGCTATCAGGATCCGGATATCTTGTTTCAGCCAGTGCAGGGCTGGGAAAACGCTATGCTTCGTGACCAAGCGAACATGAATGTCGGTAACGCTCCCATATTTACTCCGGAGCAGATCCGCGATTTATATGAACACCGTGGTGAAGAATACTGGTACCTGAACGAAATCATGAGTAAAGGGCTGCAGCAAAATTATAACATGAGTGTTTCTGGTGGTAACGAGAACAGCACGTACATGATATCAGCTGGTTATTTCGACCAGGAGAGCAACTTTGCTGGCGATTTTGGAATGAAGCGGCATAACTTCCGCTCCAACCATACAACCGAATACGGCCGATTCAAGCTCACCTCTTTGATGGCTTACACAAAAAGGATCGAAAATACAGTAGCCGGAGGAACCGGAAATACCATTATCAACTCTTCGCGTATTCCTCCTTATTACTATTATAAGTTTCAGCAAGATGGCAAATGGTTGATAAACGATGTGATTGGAGACGATAATACCATGGGGGGCTTGCTCGACGGGGGCTATGAAAAAAAGGATGAAGATAATTTTATTGGTAGCTTAGGCCTCGATTTTAGTATTATTGATGGACTAAAAGCAAAAGGGCTGGTGGGTCTTGACCTGACGCAGCACCACCGTTTTCGAAGAGATCTGAAAGTGCCTCTGTACTCATCGGCCGACCTTGAAACACCGGTTTCATATATCAACTCCAATACGCTTACCGAAGATTATAACAGCAAAAGGTACACCCTGAGTACGCAGTTTATGCTGGACTTCGACCGTACATTCAATTCTGTTCACCATGTGAGTGGTTTGGTAGGCGTTTCCAACGAATCGTATACGTTCAAAGCAAGCCGGATCGCCTGGGAATATACTGACGAAGACCTGGGGCTCCCGACTACAGATGAATCGGTACAAAACACGGATAATAAAAACAGTAACGGAGATACCGATCAAACCAGCATCACCTCTGTATTTGGACGTTTAGGATACAATTATATGGACAAATATTATGCGGATGTTACGGTACGGTATGACGGCTCATCAAAATTTGCCGAAGATCAGCGCTGGGGGTTATTTCCTTCGGTTTCTGCAGCTTGGAGACTTTCGTCTGAAAATTTCATGAAAAGCTACAGTGATCGTATCGGCGATTTGAAAATTCGTACTTCCTATGGCGTATTGGGTAATCAGAATGTGGACAACTACTCTTACCAAACGGTTTACCAAATGTATCAGAATACCTATGTGTTCAACAATAAATCTGTACCGGGAACAGGATATACCTTTGGGAATCCTTTTTTGACCTGGGAGAAATCGGCCAACCTGAATATTGGATTGGACGCCGGATTTTTCAACGGAAGCTTGTATGTGACGCTCGATTACTTCAACAAAGAAACGACCGATATCCTGCTCTCACCCGAGGTATCGACCGTGTTCGGAAGTAATGCAGCCAAAGAGAATGCCGGGAAAATGAGAAACAGAGGATGGGAAGCAACCCTTACCTACCGTTTGAAGTCGACAAATTTCGATCACAGGTTCAACCTGAACATTGCCGATTCGAAAAATGAAGTGACCGATTTCGGTGGAGAAGAAAGTATCGAACCGAACGATCAGTTATACAAGTTGATTCGCGAAAGCGAAGCGCTGGGGTCTTATTTTGGATTTAAAACCGACGGATACTTTCAAAGTTACGAGGAAATAGCCAACAGTGTCCTTCCCGTTGGAGCTTCTGTTCAACCCGGAGATGTAAAGTATAAGGACATCAACGGAGACGAGGTTATTGATAATAAGGATCGAGTGGTACTGGGAAATGCTTTCCCAAGGTATACCTTCGGTTTTACCTATGATGTTTCATTCAAAAACTTTGATTTCAGCGTTTTATTGCAGGGAGTCGGGAAACGCGACATGTATATTCGTGGTGAGCTCATCGAGCCTTTCCACTCGAATTATTCCTATGTAATTTATCAACATCAATTGGACTTCTGGACGCCCACCAATCCCGATGCGAAGTGGCCGCGCCTTGTAGCTCCTAGTTCTTCTTCTTCTGCAAACAATTGGGGAAAGGCAGGTACTGACATCTACCTTTTAAATGGGGCTTACCTTCGTGTAAAGAATATTCAATTAGGATATACCGTGCCAAAAAGGTTAACATCAAGGGTTGGAATTCAGAAGTTGCGTGCGAGTCTTAACGCGCAAAACCTGTTGACACTATCGAAAAACTCTTTTATTGATCCGGAATCTTCCGAATTCGGAAATAACATGGGAGGAATAGGTGGTGTTGGGGCCAACAGCGCCCGTAACTATCCTACATTGATTTATTATGGATTTGGATTGGAATTGGAATTTTAA
- a CDS encoding RagB/SusD family nutrient uptake outer membrane protein — MEKNIRKYYVGIVVMFLTFFTSCNDLDLAPTNKFTDLNYWTSPDKASAVLNMAYSQMFGANYFFANEKLSDNLYEGRGNSDEKIITSGQADAALGRFANEWKTCYEGIKTSHTFLENVDLVPNMDETLKTRMKAEARFIRAFLFFRLTSQYGDVPLFDHNLNLEEANSVTRSSKSDVLDFVRNELNDIATILPVKEEYDDSDKGRITSGAAMTLLARTYLYENDWTNVASICEDIMDGTYGQYELYQSYSGLFMPENEYNDEVILDLGYVYPERTWSEFYDAIPISVGGRINAFAPTQELVDAYIMKNGKGIDDANSGYSEDNPYVNRDPRFEATIVYHGYQWEKGDGTTSTIYIKPGSSEAAGASNLDEYAGPGQNSTGTGYYLRKNFDPTAPIGIESSLNLILMRYADVLLMYAEAKNELEQMDESIWNETIRAIRVRAGFTDADALNYPAGDLRELIRNERRIELAIEGLRLFDIRRWGTIETVMNGNPHGAKFAAGNMQYIQLDERKFNSERDYLFAVPQSQRDINNNLTQNSGY; from the coding sequence ATGGAAAAAAATATAAGAAAATACTACGTAGGAATTGTAGTGATGTTCCTGACATTTTTTACTTCGTGCAACGACCTGGACTTGGCACCCACGAATAAATTTACCGATTTGAACTACTGGACATCACCGGACAAAGCTTCCGCCGTTTTAAATATGGCGTATAGCCAGATGTTTGGTGCCAACTATTTCTTTGCTAACGAAAAGTTGTCAGACAACCTTTACGAAGGCCGGGGAAATTCCGATGAAAAAATCATCACTTCGGGACAGGCTGATGCTGCCTTGGGCCGCTTTGCCAACGAGTGGAAAACCTGTTACGAGGGAATTAAAACCAGTCATACATTTTTAGAGAATGTTGACTTAGTTCCCAATATGGATGAAACGCTGAAGACCAGAATGAAAGCAGAAGCCCGTTTTATCCGTGCATTTTTGTTCTTCCGCCTTACAAGTCAATATGGCGATGTCCCCTTGTTCGACCACAACCTGAATCTGGAGGAAGCTAACAGTGTAACACGTTCATCCAAATCGGATGTGCTCGATTTCGTAAGAAATGAGCTTAACGATATTGCAACCATACTTCCGGTTAAAGAAGAATATGATGATTCGGACAAAGGAAGGATCACCAGTGGGGCTGCGATGACCCTGTTGGCAAGGACCTATTTGTATGAAAACGACTGGACAAACGTGGCTTCCATTTGCGAAGATATCATGGATGGTACCTATGGACAGTACGAACTTTACCAAAGCTATTCAGGTCTTTTTATGCCTGAAAATGAATACAACGATGAAGTAATACTAGATCTTGGTTATGTATACCCTGAAAGGACATGGAGCGAGTTTTACGATGCCATTCCTATTTCCGTGGGTGGACGAATCAATGCTTTTGCACCTACTCAGGAACTTGTTGATGCCTATATCATGAAAAACGGGAAGGGTATTGACGATGCAAATTCAGGATATAGTGAAGATAATCCATACGTGAACAGGGACCCGCGTTTTGAAGCCACGATCGTTTATCACGGTTACCAGTGGGAAAAAGGTGATGGAACAACTTCTACCATTTATATCAAACCTGGTTCTTCCGAGGCGGCGGGCGCATCTAACCTGGACGAATATGCTGGGCCAGGACAAAATTCAACGGGAACAGGATACTACCTGAGGAAAAATTTTGACCCCACAGCACCAATAGGTATTGAATCGAGCCTGAACCTGATTCTAATGCGGTATGCTGACGTGCTGTTGATGTATGCAGAGGCTAAAAATGAATTGGAGCAAATGGACGAAAGCATTTGGAACGAAACGATTCGGGCGATCCGTGTCCGCGCAGGGTTTACTGACGCTGATGCTTTGAACTATCCGGCAGGCGACCTTCGTGAATTAATCCGTAATGAACGCCGCATTGAACTGGCTATTGAGGGTCTGAGGCTTTTTGATATCCGTCGTTGGGGGACGATTGAAACAGTGATGAACGGAAATCCTCATGGAGCGAAGTTCGCGGCTGGCAATATGCAGTATATCCAATTGGATGAGAGGAAATTTAACAGTGAACGGGATTATCTGTTCGCAGTGCCTCAGTCACAGAGGGATATCAATAATAATTTGACACAAAATTCGGGCTATTAA
- a CDS encoding SusE domain-containing protein, protein MKKILIKLFTVASFIFALIACSDDGEVRDLNVTAVSSLYEPDNGKIITLQASASATLYFEWEPARAEDSGMVLYEVAFDEADGDFSEPLFVAAADNNGGSNHATFTHKQLNKIAALAGIESSQLGTLKWTVFSSKGISPMKAEEERTLSLTRLSGLADVPDNLYITGAATENGDDLSEALMMKKLADGEFEIYTRLTEGESFKFVSATSGSPMEFSLSGEQVVIGGTSSVSKTGVYKYYLDFNIGSFTSKEVTKVSLYLNWSQMKVELPYKAYGVWEVTNYTITGLSGGENTDDRYKFRMESSEGETEWRAINNDSKPTGNEAYYDMVEKTNVEQWTNNQVWKSPATDGWSDKTYDITFSLNPEGAYTHNLVIK, encoded by the coding sequence ATGAAAAAAATATTGATCAAACTGTTTACAGTAGCTTCTTTTATCTTCGCTTTGATCGCGTGTAGCGACGATGGTGAAGTGAGAGATTTAAATGTAACGGCAGTCAGTTCGCTTTATGAACCTGATAATGGAAAGATAATTACGCTACAGGCTTCGGCATCGGCAACCTTATATTTTGAATGGGAACCAGCCAGGGCCGAAGACAGCGGAATGGTATTGTATGAAGTCGCTTTTGATGAAGCTGATGGAGATTTCTCCGAGCCGCTGTTTGTTGCAGCAGCCGATAATAACGGCGGGAGCAACCATGCCACCTTCACTCACAAGCAATTGAATAAAATTGCTGCATTGGCGGGTATCGAGTCTTCGCAGCTGGGAACGCTCAAGTGGACTGTTTTTTCCTCTAAAGGAATCAGTCCGATGAAAGCGGAAGAAGAAAGGACTCTTTCGTTGACCCGTTTGTCCGGCTTGGCCGATGTTCCGGATAATTTGTACATCACCGGTGCGGCAACAGAAAACGGCGATGATCTTTCCGAAGCGCTAATGATGAAAAAATTGGCCGATGGTGAATTTGAAATTTACACCCGACTGACCGAGGGTGAAAGCTTCAAGTTTGTGAGCGCTACAAGCGGCAGTCCGATGGAATTCTCTTTGTCGGGAGAACAAGTTGTGATTGGTGGAACGTCTTCGGTTTCAAAAACCGGGGTCTATAAATATTACCTCGATTTCAACATCGGCTCTTTTACCTCGAAGGAAGTCACTAAAGTCAGCTTGTATCTGAACTGGTCACAAATGAAGGTTGAACTGCCCTACAAAGCTTATGGTGTGTGGGAAGTGACCAATTATACTATTACAGGCTTATCCGGCGGCGAAAATACCGACGACCGATACAAATTCAGGATGGAAAGCTCTGAAGGGGAAACCGAGTGGCGAGCTATCAATAACGACAGCAAACCAACAGGTAATGAGGCGTATTACGACATGGTTGAAAAAACGAATGTGGAGCAATGGACAAACAATCAGGTCTGGAAGTCACCTGCAACAGATGGTTGGAGCGATAAAACATACGATATCACCTTCTCACTGAATCCTGAAGGGGCTTACACTCATAATTTGGTAATAAAATAA
- a CDS encoding SusE domain-containing protein, with the protein MKKKLIRLTIIASLFLALVACEDDGGDVDTRLTAVSALTEPMDGKEIVLETSVGASSYFEWEYCDVEETGTAVYQIAFDKADGDFSDPVYLTSADNNGLYNNVTITHKQLNKIAGMMGLGSSETGSFKWTVFSSKGLKTLKGDEERTITVTRLAGFADLPIDVYVTGEGSEGGDDLSQAHQMKAVAGGEFETYTQLTAGEPYYFTDGTSGTPRVFYTDGGLIKEDGTSTVETTGVYRITLDFNTGACTYTLVTRIGFYFSPEGQILFDLPYVGNGIFRAEDQTVTFKQESWGRDERYKFRMFVKENGGADPETELEWGTLNGTDSRPTPTSPESYYYIKLIDNITQWDNKWKLMGDFDDVPADYTIYLQAGQPYTHSITK; encoded by the coding sequence ATGAAAAAGAAATTGATTAGATTAACAATTATAGCCTCGCTGTTTCTCGCGTTAGTTGCATGCGAGGACGATGGAGGCGACGTGGATACCCGATTGACGGCAGTCAGCGCATTGACCGAACCTATGGATGGTAAAGAAATAGTTTTGGAGACCTCAGTGGGCGCTTCCTCCTATTTTGAGTGGGAGTACTGTGATGTTGAGGAAACCGGAACTGCTGTTTATCAAATCGCTTTTGATAAAGCGGATGGTGACTTTTCCGATCCTGTTTATTTGACTTCCGCAGATAATAACGGACTGTACAATAATGTAACCATTACGCACAAGCAATTAAATAAAATAGCTGGCATGATGGGGCTCGGTTCTTCGGAAACCGGGAGTTTCAAGTGGACCGTTTTCTCATCAAAAGGCCTTAAAACGCTCAAAGGCGATGAGGAACGAACGATTACAGTTACGCGTCTGGCTGGTTTTGCAGATTTGCCGATCGATGTTTATGTTACAGGCGAAGGCTCTGAAGGTGGAGATGACCTTTCTCAGGCTCATCAAATGAAAGCAGTTGCCGGAGGCGAGTTTGAGACTTACACCCAGTTAACTGCGGGCGAACCATATTATTTCACCGACGGCACTTCCGGTACTCCCAGAGTTTTTTACACTGACGGAGGCTTAATAAAGGAAGATGGTACTTCTACTGTTGAAACAACAGGTGTTTACAGGATCACGCTCGATTTTAACACGGGTGCCTGTACTTACACACTGGTTACAAGAATCGGGTTCTATTTCTCTCCCGAAGGGCAGATCTTATTCGATCTTCCATACGTCGGAAACGGAATCTTCCGGGCAGAAGACCAGACCGTCACTTTCAAACAAGAAAGCTGGGGTCGGGATGAACGGTATAAATTCCGTATGTTCGTGAAAGAAAATGGTGGAGCCGATCCAGAGACTGAACTGGAGTGGGGCACGCTGAACGGAACGGATTCCAGGCCTACACCAACAAGCCCTGAATCGTACTATTATATCAAATTAATCGACAATATTACCCAGTGGGATAACAAGTGGAAACTGATGGGTGATTTTGATGACGTTCCGGCAGATTATACCATTTATCTGCAGGCGGGTCAACCCTACACGCATTCGATTACAAAATAA
- a CDS encoding glycoside hydrolase family 76 protein, giving the protein MRKWLYMALLLSALLISCGDDENIVTEPEEEGIDWNEAANLSSMSLASSFWNSEGKWFFYDNNGKADWNYWPQAHALDVLTDAWLRTNDARYSAYFDNWYAGVKARNGNTFENDFYDDMEWIALATLRVWQDTNDPKFKEATLQLWEYIKTGWNDNADGGITWKKGMEWSKNACSNGPACILAARLYQEFGDESYKEWALKIYNWEKATLVNMNNGMVYDNINSETGQINKDWVFTYNQGTFIGSAVELYKIFNEKAYLNDAVLVADYTTSSLTNNSVLKSEGTGDGGLFKGIFIRYFTDLILQDRLDASAKKRYIQFIRYNAEVLWTQGTAKPAILFGPDWSVKPGSITGLPEQLSGCMLIEAAALLQNKGLISQ; this is encoded by the coding sequence ATGAGAAAATGGCTGTATATGGCACTGCTGCTATCCGCACTATTGATATCGTGCGGCGATGACGAAAACATTGTTACTGAACCGGAAGAAGAAGGAATAGACTGGAACGAAGCGGCAAACCTCAGTAGTATGTCATTGGCCAGTTCGTTCTGGAATTCCGAAGGAAAGTGGTTTTTCTATGACAATAATGGGAAAGCTGACTGGAATTATTGGCCGCAGGCTCATGCGCTGGACGTCCTTACCGATGCCTGGCTGAGAACCAACGACGCGAGGTACAGTGCTTACTTCGACAACTGGTACGCAGGTGTAAAAGCCCGAAACGGAAATACGTTTGAAAATGATTTCTATGATGATATGGAATGGATTGCCTTGGCCACATTACGTGTCTGGCAGGATACCAATGACCCTAAATTTAAGGAGGCTACTTTACAATTGTGGGAATACATTAAAACCGGATGGAATGACAATGCAGACGGCGGCATCACCTGGAAAAAGGGAATGGAATGGAGCAAAAACGCTTGCTCAAACGGTCCCGCCTGCATATTGGCAGCCCGCTTGTACCAAGAGTTCGGGGATGAAAGTTATAAAGAGTGGGCTCTAAAAATTTACAACTGGGAAAAGGCGACCCTGGTGAATATGAATAACGGAATGGTTTATGACAATATCAACAGTGAAACCGGGCAAATCAATAAAGATTGGGTGTTTACCTACAACCAGGGAACGTTTATTGGCTCTGCAGTTGAGTTATATAAAATCTTCAACGAAAAGGCTTATCTGAATGATGCTGTTCTGGTTGCTGATTATACAACCAGTAGCCTGACCAATAACTCCGTTCTTAAAAGTGAAGGAACCGGCGATGGTGGTCTTTTCAAAGGAATTTTTATTCGCTATTTCACCGACCTGATTCTTCAGGACCGTCTGGATGCATCAGCAAAAAAGCGCTACATTCAGTTTATCCGGTATAATGCTGAAGTATTGTGGACGCAGGGAACTGCCAAACCAGCTATTCTGTTTGGTCCTGACTGGAGCGTAAAGCCGGGTTCAATTACCGGATTACCAGAGCAGCTCAGCGGTTGTATGCTCATAGAAGCGGCAGCCCTTTTGCAAAACAAAGGTTTGATTTCACAATAG
- a CDS encoding LamG-like jellyroll fold domain-containing protein — protein MLRYLLFGICTLFFSSISPSSVGQSWVLKFNSSQAKSYIDCGTFSDYISGDFTIETWVFVDSWAGNYILADESWNGSSGAVGFAFRFNSSGNIEVNVGTGEWEAVTTTGTQLEIGKWQHVAVSVNSANEVKIYIDGILAGSGTLSKQMIASGAHLFMGEGSAWQERCLDGKLFDFRIWDIARTDEEINLNKDIQLNGNEDGLVANWLLNEGQGDSIKDLTGNHNLEKGSGTSWIVKDRILVDGSLKILNSGKDSVIVSVSGQEISTWKLSENPAVGNVTFKTINDNSAYLIFEAQTAVYQNGTIYFAAETNGGEELAAIVPFDLYDNKYQYFGEKLLDKIHKDFYNKNNGLYAEAIDASSNFNQATSFVWPASHMLRALIQAWKVNPEKYETLLVNYLAAIDQYQVTKDGRTGYAVLPGNNGTRFYDDNGQLMMPFTMYYDSTEDETTLNNLKIAYEFNNGIRDSKYAIPQHEDQLGFGMLFSMSVNYTSYAAAKLYQATNESRYFDEALAYYELENDLSVKIKDSNTKLFNQASYYQNGSWSLNGTVNGESIRGGGYRAYQTTVVIQNAILLYQITNEQKYLDNAHEMMNSCIDQWYKPGQGLSEISFWGGDDMIDALLDMYRETADEKFYTIAADIMDFISAYNIDKRGYYASSYSDAEGKWNLYRTSENPSEIGMMGQAAAASAFLNVAYNSVNPVTDVDEIELSPKNQSLTVFPNPAPRGTEMKIKIPEKSGVASEVYLYNQSGQVVQWFESQEVNGDGLITVKPTINIPGVYFVRIISGAKFYHTKVLIH, from the coding sequence ATGTTAAGATATCTGCTATTTGGAATTTGCACTTTGTTTTTTAGCTCAATTTCTCCTTCATCCGTAGGACAATCATGGGTCCTGAAATTTAATTCATCACAAGCTAAAAGCTATATCGATTGCGGAACTTTCAGCGATTATATCTCCGGCGATTTTACCATTGAAACCTGGGTTTTTGTCGACAGTTGGGCAGGAAATTATATCCTGGCCGATGAATCGTGGAATGGTTCTTCGGGGGCTGTGGGTTTTGCTTTTCGGTTTAATTCAAGCGGAAACATAGAAGTAAATGTGGGAACCGGAGAATGGGAGGCTGTTACAACTACCGGAACCCAACTTGAAATAGGGAAGTGGCAACATGTTGCCGTTTCGGTGAATTCCGCTAACGAAGTGAAAATTTATATCGATGGAATTTTGGCAGGCAGCGGAACATTGAGTAAACAAATGATTGCATCGGGAGCCCATTTGTTTATGGGCGAAGGTTCTGCCTGGCAAGAACGCTGTTTGGACGGTAAATTATTTGATTTCAGGATTTGGGATATTGCCCGGACCGACGAAGAGATTAATTTAAATAAAGATATTCAGCTAAATGGCAACGAAGATGGATTGGTAGCCAATTGGTTGTTAAACGAAGGACAAGGCGATTCGATAAAAGACCTTACCGGTAACCATAATCTGGAAAAAGGCAGTGGAACATCGTGGATAGTGAAAGACCGTATTTTGGTAGACGGAAGCCTGAAAATACTGAACAGCGGGAAAGATTCGGTTATTGTAAGCGTTTCAGGACAGGAAATTTCCACATGGAAGCTAAGCGAAAATCCTGCTGTTGGGAATGTTACGTTTAAAACTATTAACGACAATTCAGCCTATTTAATATTTGAAGCACAAACAGCTGTTTATCAGAACGGCACCATATATTTTGCTGCCGAAACAAATGGCGGTGAGGAGCTGGCAGCAATAGTCCCCTTTGATTTATACGACAATAAATACCAATATTTTGGCGAAAAACTGCTGGACAAGATTCACAAAGACTTTTACAACAAAAACAATGGGCTGTATGCCGAAGCAATTGATGCATCGTCAAACTTTAATCAGGCAACAAGTTTTGTTTGGCCGGCATCGCATATGTTGCGGGCTTTGATTCAGGCCTGGAAAGTGAATCCCGAGAAATACGAAACGCTGCTTGTGAACTATCTTGCTGCCATTGACCAGTATCAGGTAACAAAGGATGGAAGAACCGGTTATGCAGTTCTTCCGGGTAATAATGGAACACGTTTTTACGATGATAACGGACAGCTTATGATGCCGTTTACTATGTATTATGATTCAACCGAGGATGAAACTACGCTTAATAATCTAAAAATTGCCTACGAGTTTAACAACGGTATTCGCGACAGCAAGTATGCTATCCCTCAACACGAAGATCAGCTGGGTTTTGGAATGTTGTTTTCCATGTCGGTGAATTACACCAGTTACGCTGCGGCTAAACTCTACCAGGCAACAAACGAAAGCCGGTATTTCGATGAAGCATTGGCTTATTACGAGCTGGAGAACGACTTGTCGGTAAAAATTAAAGATTCGAATACGAAATTGTTTAACCAGGCAAGTTATTACCAAAACGGAAGCTGGTCGTTAAATGGCACTGTAAACGGCGAATCGATTAGGGGCGGTGGTTATCGTGCCTACCAAACAACGGTTGTTATTCAAAATGCTATTCTTTTGTATCAAATAACAAATGAACAAAAATACCTTGATAATGCTCACGAAATGATGAACAGTTGTATTGATCAATGGTATAAACCGGGACAAGGTTTAAGCGAGATTTCGTTTTGGGGTGGCGACGATATGATTGATGCTTTGCTTGATATGTATCGTGAAACTGCAGATGAAAAATTTTATACGATTGCAGCTGATATTATGGATTTTATAAGTGCGTATAACATTGATAAACGAGGTTATTACGCCAGTAGTTATTCAGATGCTGAAGGAAAATGGAACCTGTACCGAACAAGCGAGAATCCTTCGGAGATCGGCATGATGGGACAGGCAGCTGCAGCTTCTGCATTTTTGAATGTGGCATATAATTCGGTAAATCCCGTAACAGACGTTGACGAAATAGAACTTTCTCCTAAAAATCAATCGCTGACAGTTTTCCCAAATCCGGCACCCAGAGGTACAGAAATGAAGATCAAAATACCTGAGAAAAGTGGTGTGGCTAGCGAGGTTTATTTATACAACCAATCCGGACAAGTAGTTCAATGGTTTGAATCACAGGAGGTAAATGGGGATGGGCTGATTACGGTCAAGCCGACAATCAATATCCCGGGAGTTTATTTTGTTCGAATCATTTCCGGAGCTAAATTCTATCATACAAAAGTCTTAATACATTAA